One window from the genome of Schistocerca piceifrons isolate TAMUIC-IGC-003096 chromosome 8, iqSchPice1.1, whole genome shotgun sequence encodes:
- the LOC124711956 gene encoding 40S ribosomal protein S4 gives MARGPKKHLKRLNAPKAWMLDKLGGVYAPRPSTGPHKLRESLPLVIFLRNRLKYALTNSEVTKIVMQRLIKVDGKVRTDPNYPAGFMDVVTIEKTGEFFRLIYDVKGRFTIHRITPEEAKYKLCKVKRVQTGPKGIPFLVTHDGRTIRYPDPVIKVNDTVQLDIASGKIMDFIKFDSGNLCMITGGRNLGRVGTVVNRERHPGSFDIVHIKDANGHTFATRLNNVFIIGKATKPYVSLPRGKGVKLSIAEERDKRLAAKAASG, from the exons GCTCGCGGGCCCAAGAAACATTTGAAGCGTCTAAATGCACCGAAGGCATGGATGTTGGACAAACTTGGTGGTGTTTATGCGCCAAGACCCAGCACTGGCCCTCACAAGCTTAGAGAGTCACTGCCTTTGGTCATCTTCCTTCGAAACAGACTCAAGTATGCGCTGACAAACAGTGAAGTGACAAAGATAGTTATGCAGCGGCTAATAAAAGTCGATGGAAAAGTCCGTACAGATCCGAACTACCCAGCAGGATTCATGG ATGTGGTGACAATTGAAAAGACTGGAGAGTTTTTCCGTCTAATTTATGATGTAAAGGGCCGTTTCACAATTCACAGAATAACACCTGAGGAGGCAAAG TATAAATTGTGCAAAGTGAAGAGGGTGCAGACTGGTCCTAAAGGTATCCCATTCTTGGTGACCCATGATGGACGTACCATCAGGTACCCAGACCCTGTTATAAAAGTTAATGACACAGTTCAGCTGGATATTGCTTCAGGAAAAATAATGGACTTCATAAAATTTGACTCAG GAAATCTGTGCATGATCACTGGAGGCCGTAACTTGGGTCGAGTTGGGACTGTTGTGAACAGGGAACGACATCCAGGATCCTTTGACATTGTGCATATAAAGGACGCCAATGGTCACACTTTCGCTACAAG GTTGAATAATGTATTCATCATTGGAAAGGCAACCAAGCCATATGTCTCATTGCCTAGAGGCAAGGGAGTGAAACTGAGTATTGCAGAAGAACGTGATAAGAGACTAGCTGCAAAGGCAGCATCTGGATAA